One stretch of Glandiceps talaboti chromosome 7, keGlaTala1.1, whole genome shotgun sequence DNA includes these proteins:
- the LOC144438090 gene encoding ganglioside-induced differentiation-associated protein 1-like encodes MATTRNGKLTIYYHPFSYFSQRVLLTLEEKGLEYEEEILDPHSGDNKEPWYLQINPKGEVPTVTFNGQNVPDSNTIVDFLDEQFSESPRLQPDEESADGQNVRRWRNRINDVVIEIISYGCIYHRDLTRNSKVPAAATKLILGNLKLSDEMYQKYMIKYPDYKETYEMKMNKFRRFQETFSDLGVVNKEIENLDVILEEIENQLQETSQNFSEDDEYWFLGQTFTAADVFLAVLLNRLKFIGLLHHFQDSKPLLTAYYKRVQQRPSFKKACIVEFGPLFSMLIRKLIVKKIKKVVPILLGVGLIGAAMAFGYKYVKERNG; translated from the exons GTACTTCTGACTTTGGAAGAAAAGGGATTGGAATATGAGGAAGAGATACTAGATCCACATAGTGGAGACAACAAGGAACCATGGTATCTACAGATTAACCCCAAAGGAGAAGTTCCAACAGTCACGTTCAATGGTCAAAATGTTCCTGATTCCAATACGATTGTTGATTTCTTGGATGAGCAGTTTTCAGAAT CACCAAGACTTCAGCCAGATGAGGAAAGTGCAGATGGACAGAATGTCCGACGATGGAGAAATCGAATTAATGATGTAGTAATTGAAATTATAAGTTATGGTTGTATATATCATAGAGACCTAACAAGAAACTCAAAAGTCCCAGCTGCTGCTACAAAACTGATACTAG GGAACCTAAAGTTATCGgatgaaatgtatcaaaaatatatgataaaatatccTGACTACAAGGAAACATATGAAATGAAGATGAACAAGTTTAGAAGGTTTCAAGAGACGTTCTCAGATCTTGGTGTTGTCAACAAGGAAATTGAAAACCTGGATGTTATCTTGGAAGAAATTGAAAACCAACTCCAAGAAACAAGTCAGAACTTTTCAGAAG ATGATGAGTACTGGTTTCTAGGTCAGACATTTACTGCAGCTGATGTATTCTTGGCTGTACTTCTTAACAGATTGAAGTTTATTGGACTTCTACATCACTTCCAAGACTCCAAACCTTTATTAACTGCATATTATAAGAGAGTACAGCAACGACCCAGCTTCAAGAAGGCTTGTATTGTTGAATTTGGTCCCTTGTTCTCGATGCTGATTAGAAAACTAATTGTcaagaaaataaagaaagtgGTACCAATATTACTGGGCGTTGGGTTGATTGGTGCTGCCATGGCATTTGGCTATAAGTATGTTAAAGAAAGGAATGGTTAA